From Staphylococcus delphini, one genomic window encodes:
- a CDS encoding monovalent cation/H+ antiporter complex subunit F, with translation MIEALTQFFLSSALVIFAISLVVVLFRLVKGPTTADRVVAFDAISAILMSTVGVLSLLFETFSFLDSVLLIAIISFLSSVTISRFIEGGNVFYGDDK, from the coding sequence ATGATTGAGGCATTAACGCAATTTTTTTTATCAAGCGCATTAGTCATTTTTGCAATTTCGTTAGTCGTCGTATTATTTCGTCTTGTCAAAGGACCGACTACTGCAGATCGTGTGGTCGCTTTTGATGCGATAAGTGCGATTTTAATGTCGACAGTAGGGGTGCTCAGTCTATTATTTGAAACATTTTCATTTTTAGATTCCGTATTGCTCATAGCGATTATTTCGTTTTTAAGCTCGGTCACAATTTCCCGTTTTATCGAAGGAGGCAATGTTTTTTATGGCGATGACAAATGA
- a CDS encoding Na+/H+ antiporter subunit E, translating to MRQIGLNVMIAFLWVLFQDEDAFRLTTFVTGYIIGIVVIYIVHKFFDQEFYPKKIWVSIKFLAVYLYQLLTATISITNYVLFKTNQMDPGLVTYETQLDKDWEITFLTILIIITPGSTVIRVNRKPSIFLIHAIDTTEKEKKSLLKSIKQYEELIVEVTK from the coding sequence ATGAGACAAATTGGTTTAAACGTCATGATTGCATTTTTGTGGGTACTTTTCCAAGATGAAGATGCATTTCGACTGACGACATTTGTGACAGGTTACATTATCGGTATTGTAGTCATCTATATCGTGCATAAATTTTTCGATCAAGAATTTTATCCGAAAAAAATATGGGTGTCTATAAAGTTTCTGGCCGTTTATTTATATCAATTATTGACGGCAACGATTTCAATTACGAATTACGTCCTTTTCAAAACGAATCAAATGGATCCAGGATTGGTCACCTATGAAACACAATTAGATAAAGATTGGGAAATTACGTTTTTAACGATTCTCATCATTATTACGCCGGGATCAACAGTCATTCGTGTGAATCGTAAACCGAGCATTTTCTTAATTCATGCGATTGATACGACTGAAAAAGAGAAAAAGAGCTTACTCAAAAGTATTAAACAATATGAGGAGTTAATCGTGGAGGTGACGAAATGA
- a CDS encoding Na+/H+ antiporter subunit D, with translation MNDNLLAVPILVPLICALFLVILHRQVRLSRRIALGALLISFIVSLIMLIEVMKHGPMTLDFGDWPAPFGIQYVGDPLSLILVTTTFLVVFMIVAFGFGRGEKRASRYYLLSFILFLTTGVVGSFLTADLFNLYVMFEIMLLASFVLVTLGQSVEQLRASIIYVVLNVIGSWFFLVGIGLLYRQIGTLNFTHLAIRIQELHDPTAIHLVAMSFIVAFGSKAALVLFMWLPKAYAVLNTELAALFASLMTKVGAYALIRFFTLIFNQSGDIVEPLLIVMACLTMLLGAIGTVAYKDIKKIAAYQVVLSIGFVIFGLGTHTFYGVNGAIFYLVNDMIVKALLFFIIGIIVYTTGYRQYRHLKGLAKKEPWLGVALIIVTLAIGGVPPLSGFPGKLLIFMGAIQHQHYIGLTLMILTSLIGMFSLFRVFFYMYAGNDNKGAKIDYKPIRMNRKAIVMFMTGVTLAMGLFAPIIYKVTEQATTLSMNPHQYEKMVNPELRGGS, from the coding sequence ATGAATGATAATTTATTAGCCGTTCCAATTCTTGTGCCTCTCATCTGTGCTTTATTTCTAGTGATTTTGCATCGACAAGTACGGTTGTCTCGACGTATCGCATTAGGTGCGCTATTGATTTCGTTTATCGTCTCTTTAATCATGTTAATCGAAGTCATGAAACATGGCCCGATGACATTAGACTTTGGTGATTGGCCAGCCCCGTTTGGTATTCAATATGTGGGTGATCCATTAAGCCTGATATTAGTGACGACAACCTTTTTAGTCGTTTTCATGATTGTGGCATTCGGCTTTGGACGTGGTGAAAAACGTGCCAGTCGCTACTATTTACTGTCCTTTATTTTATTTTTAACAACAGGGGTCGTCGGTTCGTTTTTAACGGCAGACTTATTCAATTTATATGTTATGTTTGAAATTATGTTATTGGCATCATTTGTACTCGTCACACTCGGTCAATCTGTAGAACAACTTCGTGCGAGTATCATTTATGTCGTTTTGAATGTGATAGGGTCTTGGTTTTTCCTCGTTGGCATTGGCTTGTTGTATCGCCAAATCGGGACATTGAACTTCACACATTTGGCGATTAGAATTCAAGAGTTACATGATCCAACCGCAATTCATTTAGTTGCGATGTCATTCATTGTCGCATTTGGTTCCAAAGCCGCATTAGTGCTCTTTATGTGGTTGCCTAAAGCGTATGCGGTATTGAATACAGAACTTGCCGCATTGTTTGCTTCGTTAATGACAAAAGTAGGCGCCTATGCACTTATTCGATTTTTCACCCTTATTTTTAATCAGAGCGGTGATATTGTCGAACCATTACTCATTGTGATGGCTTGTCTAACGATGCTCCTCGGGGCGATTGGGACGGTTGCGTATAAAGATATTAAAAAAATTGCAGCGTATCAGGTCGTCTTGTCGATTGGTTTCGTCATATTTGGTCTTGGAACGCATACATTTTATGGCGTTAATGGAGCGATATTCTATTTAGTAAATGACATGATTGTTAAAGCGTTATTGTTTTTCATTATTGGTATCATCGTTTATACGACAGGTTATCGTCAATATCGTCATTTAAAAGGGCTTGCCAAAAAAGAACCATGGCTCGGTGTGGCATTGATTATAGTTACACTAGCTATTGGAGGTGTGCCGCCGCTAAGTGGTTTTCCCGGGAAATTATTGATTTTCATGGGTGCGATTCAACATCAACATTATATCGGCCTAACATTGATGATTTTAACGAGTTTAATCGGGATGTTTAGTTTATTCCGCGTGTTCTTTTATATGTATGCAGGCAATGATAATAAAGGAGCAAAAATAGATTATAAACCGATTAGAATGAATCGTAAGGCCATCGTTATGTTTATGACAGGTGTCACTTTAGCAATGGGTCTTTTTGCGCCCATTATTTATAAAGTAACTGAACAAGCGACAACTTTATCAATGAATCCACATCAATATGAAAAAATGGTGAATCCAGAACTGCGAGGTGGCAGTTAG
- the mnhC2 gene encoding Na+/H+ antiporter Mnh2 subunit C yields the protein MNIILLIVIGFLVFIGTYMVLSKNLIRIVIGIAIFTHAGNLIIMSMGEYTPQKTEPLIVGSNQNFVDPLLQAIVLTAIVIGFAITAFLLVLVYRTFKVTKEDEIDVLTGGEDDE from the coding sequence ATGAATATCATATTACTCATCGTCATCGGATTTTTAGTTTTTATCGGCACATATATGGTGTTATCGAAAAACTTAATACGTATCGTGATCGGTATCGCGATTTTTACACATGCAGGTAATTTAATCATTATGAGCATGGGAGAGTATACGCCTCAAAAAACCGAACCGTTAATTGTGGGGAGTAACCAAAATTTTGTCGACCCATTGTTACAAGCGATTGTATTAACAGCAATCGTCATTGGTTTTGCGATTACGGCCTTTTTACTCGTGCTAGTTTATCGTACGTTTAAAGTGACGAAAGAAGATGAAATAGATGTTTTAACTGGAGGTGAAGATGATGAATGA
- a CDS encoding monovalent cation/H+ antiporter subunit B, giving the protein MKENDLVLKTVTRIVIFIILTFGFYLFLAGHNNPGGGFIAGLILSSAFILMFLAFDVAQVLDALPIDFRKLMIIGALVSLTTAIVPVFFGKNILYQADWYVKFPYFGEVHLSTIMFFEAGITLSVVGVVVTTILSLSGGKS; this is encoded by the coding sequence ATGAAAGAGAATGATTTAGTCCTTAAAACAGTCACACGTATTGTCATATTCATCATTTTGACATTCGGTTTTTACCTCTTCTTGGCAGGCCATAACAATCCAGGAGGCGGCTTTATTGCGGGATTAATTTTAAGTTCTGCCTTTATCTTAATGTTTTTAGCGTTTGATGTCGCTCAAGTGTTAGACGCGCTGCCCATCGACTTTAGAAAGTTGATGATTATCGGTGCGTTAGTCTCTTTAACGACTGCGATTGTTCCTGTGTTTTTCGGCAAAAATATTTTGTATCAGGCCGATTGGTACGTCAAATTCCCGTATTTTGGTGAAGTGCATCTTTCTACCATTATGTTTTTTGAAGCGGGCATCACATTAAGTGTTGTTGGCGTCGTTGTTACAACCATTCTATCGTTGAGTGGAGGGAAATCATGA
- a CDS encoding DUF4040 family protein: MMLSGLLLILIVMMGALVISMQWQATRLSHWIAMLAPIISSIVFIFYAPQVLNHQQIVETIQWFPVLDINLILRLDGLGLFFALLISLIGVAVFFYATRYLSHQHDDLPRFYLYLVLFMFSMLGIVLSDNTIILYIFWELTSVSSFLLISYWYDTSESQKGAVTSFMVTVFGGLAMLVGMIMLYFMTGTNVISEQLSQRHDIAAHPLFIPMMLMLLLGAFTKSAQWPFHFWLPKAMAAPTPVSAYLHSATMVKAGIYLLLRYTMLLGLSDAYTYLVTGVGLLTMIFGSLTALKQYDLKGILAYSTISQLGMIMSMVGLGGGIAQATDTHMIEIYAYVLFAAIFHLFNHALFKGTLFMGVGLIDHETGTRDIRKLGGLRRHLPVTMVVMFVASLAMAGVPLFNGFISKEMFFESLIEAHHLSAFNVPLMIVIALIGWLASIFTFIYAVYLIKTTFFGALQIERHVHEPRLMILPATVLALCLPLIFIVPQWVGTHVITPAFRGVVHTEAIVQTAPHLAQWHGFNVPLLMSVTVIVLGIVGVFSVDRIRTRFLFAQENALSVENIFHTSYESLERVSGYGLRHLMNNRLNSYIIVTLLIYFIINVYGLIRAGVPELYDIEVTDYHIFHILLLVTIMLIGFALIFIRQRLTMVILTGGIGYIVTLFFILMRAPDLALTQLVTETITTVLFIVSFSRLPNVPRGKFNFKKEAVKIAVSLMTAITVVGLIFMIQQASALETISVFYHDAYEKSGGKNIVNAILGDFRALDTLAEGLVLIIAGLGIYTLLNFKDRRGQDERE, translated from the coding sequence ATGATGCTGAGTGGTTTGTTACTTATTTTGATTGTTATGATGGGTGCACTTGTCATCTCGATGCAATGGCAGGCGACACGTTTATCGCATTGGATTGCGATGCTTGCACCTATCATCTCATCAATTGTGTTTATTTTTTATGCTCCTCAAGTTTTAAATCATCAGCAAATCGTTGAAACAATTCAATGGTTCCCTGTACTAGATATTAACCTCATCTTGCGCTTAGACGGACTCGGTCTATTTTTTGCGCTACTGATTTCACTCATAGGTGTGGCAGTATTTTTCTATGCGACACGCTATTTATCACACCAACATGATGATTTACCTCGCTTTTACTTGTATCTTGTCTTATTTATGTTCAGTATGTTGGGCATTGTGCTTTCCGATAATACCATTATCCTTTATATATTTTGGGAATTGACGAGTGTGTCATCATTTTTATTAATTAGTTATTGGTATGATACTTCAGAAAGTCAAAAAGGGGCAGTGACGTCCTTTATGGTGACAGTCTTTGGTGGTTTGGCCATGCTCGTTGGAATGATCATGTTGTATTTCATGACGGGAACGAATGTGATCAGTGAACAACTGAGTCAACGTCATGACATTGCAGCACATCCATTATTTATCCCAATGATGTTGATGCTGTTGCTAGGGGCGTTTACAAAATCTGCACAGTGGCCGTTTCATTTTTGGTTACCGAAAGCGATGGCAGCTCCAACGCCAGTGAGTGCTTATTTACATTCGGCGACGATGGTCAAAGCAGGTATCTACTTGTTACTTCGCTATACGATGTTGCTCGGATTGAGTGATGCGTACACTTATTTGGTGACAGGTGTGGGCTTATTGACGATGATCTTCGGTTCGTTGACGGCGCTTAAACAATATGATTTGAAAGGGATTCTTGCTTATTCCACTATAAGTCAGCTCGGGATGATTATGTCGATGGTCGGCCTCGGTGGTGGTATTGCACAAGCGACAGACACCCATATGATAGAAATATACGCATATGTGCTGTTTGCGGCAATTTTCCATTTGTTCAATCATGCATTGTTTAAAGGGACGTTATTCATGGGTGTCGGCTTAATCGACCACGAAACCGGGACACGTGATATACGAAAGCTCGGTGGTTTGAGACGTCATTTACCTGTGACAATGGTTGTCATGTTTGTGGCATCATTAGCGATGGCAGGTGTTCCGTTATTTAACGGTTTCATTAGTAAAGAGATGTTTTTCGAAAGTTTAATTGAAGCACATCATTTAAGTGCGTTTAATGTGCCACTTATGATTGTGATTGCATTGATCGGATGGTTGGCAAGTATTTTCACATTCATTTATGCCGTATATTTAATTAAAACGACCTTTTTCGGAGCGCTCCAAATAGAACGTCATGTGCATGAGCCGCGTCTGATGATTTTACCTGCGACCGTATTGGCACTATGTTTACCCCTCATCTTTATCGTGCCACAGTGGGTAGGGACACATGTGATTACACCAGCATTTAGAGGTGTCGTGCATACAGAGGCCATCGTCCAAACGGCACCGCATCTCGCGCAATGGCATGGCTTTAATGTGCCATTATTGATGAGTGTGACCGTGATTGTGCTCGGTATCGTAGGGGTGTTTTCTGTCGATCGTATACGCACGCGCTTTTTATTTGCTCAAGAGAATGCATTATCGGTTGAAAATATTTTCCATACGTCATACGAGTCGCTGGAGCGTGTGTCAGGTTATGGGTTACGTCATTTAATGAACAATCGACTCAATTCCTACATTATCGTGACGTTACTCATTTATTTCATTATTAACGTGTACGGCTTAATACGTGCGGGCGTACCGGAACTTTATGATATAGAAGTGACGGATTACCACATTTTCCATATTCTGTTACTCGTGACCATTATGTTGATTGGTTTTGCGCTTATATTTATTCGCCAACGTTTAACTATGGTCATTTTAACAGGTGGGATTGGTTATATTGTGACATTGTTTTTTATTTTAATGCGCGCACCGGATTTAGCATTAACGCAATTAGTGACTGAAACGATTACAACGGTACTGTTTATTGTGAGCTTTTCAAGATTGCCGAATGTCCCACGTGGCAAGTTTAACTTTAAAAAAGAAGCGGTGAAAATCGCGGTGTCATTGATGACTGCCATTACAGTCGTCGGTTTGATATTTATGATTCAACAAGCGAGTGCATTAGAAACGATTTCTGTGTTTTACCATGATGCATATGAAAAGTCTGGTGGTAAAAATATTGTGAATGCGATTCTGGGAGACTTTAGGGCGCTCGATACGTTGGCAGAAGGTTTAGTACTGATTATTGCAGGCTTAGGTATTTATACGTTACTCAACTTTAAAGATAGGAGAGGTCAAGATGAAAGAGAATGA
- a CDS encoding tyrosine-type recombinase/integrase, with protein MNCVDPIREMRDIHRMYDFLQSHSMRDYLFFKFAIHTGVKLVELLNLTVGQVIDDDGTVIEKWEVSQNQEVGVRIPDSLREELKAYIDAEALIKTDLLFRSKRTQKGLSRQQAYRIINTAAQQLGLEHIGLTTLRKTFAYHAYQSGISISMIQKYLGHQTSHETMKFIGVSKKEMDTTIALNL; from the coding sequence GTGAATTGCGTGGATCCAATTCGTGAAATGAGAGATATTCATAGGATGTATGATTTTTTACAATCCCATTCGATGCGTGATTATTTGTTTTTTAAGTTTGCAATTCATACGGGTGTTAAGTTAGTAGAATTATTAAATTTAACGGTCGGACAAGTGATAGATGATGATGGCACTGTCATTGAGAAGTGGGAAGTGTCTCAAAATCAGGAGGTAGGTGTGCGTATCCCGGATAGTTTAAGGGAAGAGTTAAAGGCGTATATCGATGCTGAGGCGTTAATTAAGACGGACTTATTATTTCGCTCTAAACGGACACAAAAAGGATTGAGTCGACAACAAGCCTACCGCATTATTAATACAGCGGCACAGCAATTAGGCCTCGAACATATTGGCTTGACGACTTTGAGAAAAACTTTTGCCTACCACGCGTATCAATCGGGCATTTCTATTTCAATGATTCAAAAGTATCTCGGGCACCAAACGTCACATGAAACGATGAAATTTATCGGTGTGTCTAAAAAAGAAATGGATACGACAATCGCTTTAAACTTATAA
- the sroA gene encoding sigS mRNA-stabilizing protein SroA: MNINHLTLILTQTTTSPEGKPKKASRRFTQLKTDASREDLKAFSQMIEKLTGEQYDTIELTTSENIQ, from the coding sequence ATGAACATCAATCACTTAACACTTATTCTGACGCAAACAACAACATCACCAGAGGGAAAACCTAAGAAAGCATCACGTCGCTTTACACAGTTAAAAACGGACGCTTCACGCGAGGACTTAAAAGCTTTCAGTCAAATGATTGAAAAGTTGACTGGCGAGCAGTATGACACTATCGAATTAACGACATCAGAAAATATTCAATAA
- a CDS encoding DUF2922 domain-containing protein — protein sequence MNVKTLEITFLDALQKTFKLSLPNIKGTITKEVVQEEAEKLVALNILKTVHGPVVKVAGAQVIDKSVIVLF from the coding sequence ATGAACGTAAAAACTTTAGAAATCACATTTTTAGACGCATTGCAAAAAACTTTCAAATTAAGTTTACCTAATATTAAAGGGACCATCACAAAAGAAGTCGTACAAGAGGAAGCAGAGAAGTTAGTGGCATTAAATATATTGAAGACGGTACATGGCCCTGTCGTTAAAGTGGCAGGCGCTCAAGTCATTGATAAATCTGTCATTGTGTTGTTTTAA
- a CDS encoding DMT family transporter → MLSLLLILGLVAGSVIPVQTSINSRLSRYTQSSLYASAISFTVGTLLLVILNFILNPHLLTAKAFGHYHFDYYWYVGGLMGVIYLTGNMILLPRIGASLTVVTTITGQILMSMLIDTFGWFNVDVQTLHVMKVLGIVLLLIGIILMNLQKNAKQLAQTGHNGPWMLVGMIIGFTPPIQTAINSHLGQTLHSPFFASLVSFTVGASALIILTLILHRHVKIHATSEQYGPLKWWHFVGGTLGVIFVTTNIILTPVIGVTFTLITVMVGQIIMGLLIDHFGLFGVPHRHITKQRLLGFVLIIIAIMIIQFN, encoded by the coding sequence ATGCTTTCACTCTTATTGATTTTAGGGTTAGTGGCGGGGTCTGTCATTCCTGTACAGACTTCCATCAATTCTAGGTTAAGCCGGTACACGCAATCCTCTTTATATGCTTCTGCCATTTCATTTACGGTCGGAACATTATTACTGGTGATACTCAATTTTATACTCAATCCACACCTACTGACTGCCAAAGCTTTCGGACATTACCATTTTGATTATTACTGGTATGTGGGTGGGTTGATGGGCGTGATTTATTTAACGGGTAATATGATTTTGTTACCACGTATTGGCGCATCGTTAACCGTCGTAACAACGATTACTGGTCAAATTTTAATGAGTATGTTGATTGATACGTTCGGTTGGTTCAATGTAGATGTTCAAACGCTACATGTGATGAAAGTGCTCGGGATTGTGTTATTGCTCATCGGTATTATTTTAATGAATCTGCAAAAGAACGCTAAGCAATTGGCACAAACGGGTCATAATGGGCCATGGATGCTTGTCGGTATGATCATTGGTTTTACGCCGCCCATTCAAACAGCAATCAATAGTCATTTAGGCCAAACGCTCCACTCCCCCTTCTTTGCGTCATTAGTTTCATTTACAGTCGGGGCTTCAGCGCTCATTATCTTGACGTTGATACTACACAGACATGTTAAAATTCATGCAACGTCTGAGCAATACGGTCCATTGAAATGGTGGCATTTTGTTGGCGGGACATTAGGTGTCATTTTCGTCACAACGAATATTATTTTAACGCCTGTCATTGGGGTTACTTTCACACTTATTACTGTGATGGTTGGCCAAATTATTATGGGCTTACTCATCGATCATTTCGGACTATTCGGTGTACCACATCGTCATATTACGAAACAGCGCTTATTAGGTTTTGTGCTCATTATTATTGCGATTATGATCATTCAGTTCAACTAA
- the sarA gene encoding global transcriptional regulator SarA — protein MAVTRVKDCFELLSMVTYADRLKSVIKKEFKISFEEFAVLTHLSYRIEEEYYLKDIINNLNYKQPQVVKAVKNLSQEGYFDKRRNENDERTVLILINDQQREKINALLDRVNETIKSTDIRPQ, from the coding sequence ATGGCTGTTACAAGAGTCAAAGATTGTTTTGAGTTATTATCTATGGTGACATACGCTGATAGATTAAAAAGTGTGATTAAAAAGGAATTTAAAATTAGTTTTGAAGAGTTCGCAGTTTTAACACACTTAAGCTATAGAATTGAAGAGGAATATTATTTAAAAGATATTATTAACAACTTAAACTATAAGCAACCACAAGTTGTGAAAGCTGTTAAAAACTTATCTCAAGAAGGATATTTCGATAAACGCCGTAATGAAAACGATGAACGTACGGTACTGATTTTAATTAACGATCAGCAACGTGAAAAAATCAACGCTTTATTAGACCGCGTTAATGAAACAATCAAATCTACAGATATTCGACCACAGTAA
- a CDS encoding SA0570 family protein: MKKLVSAMLITGLTFSGIYAGTADAMSGNTLESVKSLQHGDRTVEGVTIGERMSDVFRDKGHGIHTKEAYGHHHYYEFHTKDGVMIVTASGAGRHAKVTRVSMIYNKLNGPKYQEVKDQVSARATKREHHNHVTGGSGYISDGEVAYQFATSTPKDQTLKLYRIDVE; encoded by the coding sequence ATGAAAAAGCTAGTCAGTGCAATGTTAATAACAGGACTTACATTTTCGGGTATTTATGCAGGTACAGCAGATGCGATGTCAGGGAATACATTAGAATCAGTGAAATCATTACAACACGGCGATCGCACAGTAGAAGGTGTGACAATTGGTGAACGGATGAGTGACGTGTTCCGAGACAAAGGCCATGGGATTCATACGAAAGAAGCATATGGTCATCACCATTATTATGAATTTCATACAAAAGACGGTGTAATGATTGTGACTGCGAGTGGCGCGGGTCGTCATGCGAAGGTAACACGTGTGAGTATGATTTACAATAAACTGAACGGTCCGAAGTATCAAGAGGTGAAGGATCAAGTGAGTGCACGTGCGACTAAACGTGAACATCATAACCATGTCACAGGTGGTAGCGGTTATATTTCAGATGGCGAAGTGGCATACCAATTTGCGACTTCTACACCAAAAGATCAAACATTGAAGCTTTATCGCATTGATGTTGAGTAA
- a CDS encoding alpha/beta fold hydrolase, with amino-acid sequence MHLFRSSDGTALNYRSMGKGYPIVMVHSVYMNHTVFEDIAKRLSRYFQVILVDLRGHGYSDKPLAIDFHDYSQDLKELMEFLYIECATFIVIEMGSAVALDLVQRDPKKVSELILINPTVSGEGLPHERLFRKYAETIRTWSDSEQDKFLEKHLYYAKGKVRKFLKSVNDSAALLTDYEKNAVDQSFTDFELSEPLSEVQVRTLVIAGVANERIAPSESENIAELMPNATYELFKKSGVYPFVEEKEKFLKTVKNFMQRTTHNMDL; translated from the coding sequence ATGCATTTATTTAGATCATCAGATGGGACAGCACTGAATTATCGCTCAATGGGGAAAGGTTATCCGATTGTGATGGTACATTCGGTGTATATGAACCATACAGTATTTGAAGATATTGCGAAACGTTTGTCACGTTATTTTCAAGTGATTTTAGTCGACTTGAGAGGGCACGGTTACTCTGACAAACCGTTAGCAATTGATTTTCATGATTATAGCCAAGATTTAAAAGAATTGATGGAGTTTTTATACATCGAATGTGCGACGTTTATCGTGATTGAAATGGGAAGTGCGGTTGCATTAGACCTCGTTCAACGTGATCCAAAGAAAGTGTCAGAACTTATTTTAATTAATCCGACCGTCTCTGGAGAAGGCTTACCACATGAGCGCTTGTTCCGTAAATACGCTGAAACGATTCGAACTTGGAGCGATTCAGAACAAGATAAGTTTTTAGAAAAGCATTTATACTATGCTAAAGGAAAAGTGCGCAAGTTTCTTAAAAGTGTCAATGACTCAGCAGCTTTATTAACAGATTATGAGAAAAATGCAGTGGACCAATCATTTACAGATTTTGAACTCAGTGAACCATTGTCTGAAGTGCAAGTGCGTACACTCGTGATTGCAGGTGTGGCGAATGAACGTATTGCGCCGAGCGAATCTGAAAATATTGCCGAGTTGATGCCAAATGCGACGTACGAATTATTTAAAAAGTCAGGCGTATATCCATTTGTAGAAGAAAAGGAAAAATTCCTCAAAACAGTAAAAAATTTCATGCAAAGAACGACGCATAATATGGACTTGTAA
- a CDS encoding HAD family hydrolase, whose amino-acid sequence MDLTNIKAIIFDLEGTLLDRQKSREKFIEEQYERFHDYLVRVQASDFRKKFIELDDDEDHDKPDLYKGIIKQFNIDRLTWKDLFYDFEMHFYRYVFPFHDTTYTLRKLKEANYKIGVIANGKSKIKRYRVYALGIESYVTHLTTSEMVGFRKPHPRIYEEIIEKLDVAPEEVVYVGDDALNDVAPARAMGMVSVWYRHGERKDEIIPLESEMDFEITTLEELLDILNIEREAEK is encoded by the coding sequence ATGGACTTAACAAACATTAAAGCAATTATATTTGATTTAGAGGGAACGTTGTTAGATCGACAAAAATCACGTGAAAAATTTATTGAAGAGCAATACGAACGTTTTCATGATTATTTAGTACGTGTACAAGCCTCAGACTTTCGCAAAAAATTTATCGAACTGGACGACGATGAAGATCATGACAAACCAGATTTATATAAAGGCATCATCAAGCAATTTAATATTGATCGTTTAACATGGAAAGATTTATTTTACGACTTTGAAATGCATTTTTATCGGTATGTTTTCCCGTTTCATGATACGACATATACTTTACGCAAACTGAAGGAAGCCAATTATAAAATCGGTGTGATCGCCAATGGGAAATCTAAAATTAAGCGATATCGTGTTTATGCGCTAGGTATCGAATCGTACGTGACGCATTTGACGACTTCTGAAATGGTGGGCTTTCGAAAACCGCATCCACGTATTTATGAAGAAATTATTGAGAAATTAGACGTCGCACCAGAAGAGGTGGTGTATGTCGGCGATGATGCGTTGAATGACGTCGCGCCTGCTCGAGCAATGGGTATGGTCAGCGTCTGGTATCGTCATGGTGAAAGGAAAGATGAGATTATTCCTTTAGAATCAGAAATGGATTTTGAAATTACAACACTAGAAGAATTATTAGATATTTTAAACATCGAACGGGAGGCTGAAAAGTAA